AGAACTTCGAGATGCTTATTGTGtctatatatgttgatgatgtggTCTTTACTAGTAATTGTAAAGAAATGATTGAAGAATTCAGAAGAGACATGATGATACAATATGAGATGACAGATCTTGGCTTGTTGCATCACTTCTTAGAAATTGGAGTAATACAAAAAGCTACTAGGATTTTCATACATCAACAAAAGTATGCACAATCATTGCTTGAAAGATTCAATTTGAAAGGATGCAAGTCTGTGGCAACACCATTGATCACAAATGAGAAACTTTGTAAAGTGGATGGTTATGAACTTGTTGATGAAAGTTTATACAGGAAAATAGTTGGAAGTTTACTTTACTTGACTACCACAAGGCCTGACATTATGTATGCAACCAATCTCTTATCAAGGTTCATGCATAATCCCACAAGAATTCACATGGTAACTGCCAAGAGAGTACTTAGGTATATCTCAGGGACCTTGGACTATGGAATCAAGTATGAAAAGGGAGAAAAAGCAATTTTGGTAGGCTTTTGTGATAGTGATTGGGGTGGCAGTGAAGATGACATGAGAAGTACCTCAAGATATGCATTTACATTTGGTTCTAGGATATTTTCTTGGGCCTCTGtcaagcaacaaagtgttgcaCTGTTTACATGTGAGGCATAGTATGTGAGTGCTGCAGTGGCTACCTCCCAAGCTATATGGTTGAGGTTTGTGTTAAAGGATTTTGGTGAAATGCAAGTGGATGCTACACCACTTATGTGTGACAACACATCAGCAATAGCTATGACCAAAAATCTTGTTTTTCACCAGAAAACCAAGCATATCAAAAGAAAGTTTCACTTCATAAGGGAAGCTTTGCAGGAAAATACCATTGAACTGATCTACTACAAATCACATGATCAAATGGTAGACATCTTTACCAAAGCTCTACCAAAGGAAAGATTTGTCTATCTCAGAGGAATGTTTGGGTCAAAACCGGAATTCAtttaaaggggagtgttggaattaAATAGAATTTGGTTTTGATCGAATATTTGAGAATGAAGAAACCAACAGTCAGTTTTGAATTAAGGTCCCAACGACTAGTTTTAGTTTGATGTTTACAGTTAAGTGAATGCTTATTCTCATAGGACAAGTGTATGCTTTAGATTACTGCTTTTGAATCAAAGGGTTGATATTGCTCTAAAGTAGCTAGAATTGTCTGGAATTGTCTTTTAGTGAAGGACAAGTAGGATAAACTTGTACGAGGGTATCCAATATTgatatgaatgaaaaatatatgtGCTTGCTGCAAGGATTATCACTGCACATTCCTCTGAAATTCTTTATTCTTGTTCCTTGTCAATTTCCAGAAATACATCATACCAAATACAAATTGACACAGAAGAATTTATCAAAAACATGACGAGTTTGAAGTTAACTGGAATGGCATCGCATGATGAATGTTTCCATGCACTTGACTTGAtccaaaaagaaaatgcaatGCTACATTAGCTCGGAGAAGTGAACGAGGGCATCATTAAGATCGAGCACTAAAAGTTTCTGGTCCCTCAATTCCCTGGTCTGGTGTCTCTGTCGAGGCAGCCTTACCTAAGAGTTCTTGTTCGCTCTCAACGTACTACACATGCTAATTTCGGGTTTTGGTTTGCAGAATTGTGGTGTTAATgatgagagagaagaagaacaaaatgGGTGATCTGAACTTTGAGTATTAAGATTAAGAATGCATTACTGACAAGGGAAGGTTAATTAGGAGTCGCAAGCATTTGATGGTGAAGGGTTGTGGCAATGAAAACTCGTCACAATTCGGAATTAGTGGCAAAGGATTGCACTTGAATCTTGATCGTATTAATTTGGCATGAAATAAGCGAATGTATGTGTTTTATTCTTATTCAAAGTTTAACTTTCAATTAGAGAATTCTCAAGCTCTTGCTTATCTCATTATAATACTAGCTAAAAATAAGCAAGAAAAACACCGGCAAAATCGATCTTAATCCTAGTAAACATCATGTACAGGATACTCATATGGTGGTGTGTCCATGGCCGACCGCACAACCACCGTGCGAGGCACAAATAATGGTGCTCTCTCCTTGAGATGATACGGGCACTTCACATACGGGTGTTGACCCAGAGTCATACAACAAGCACAAAACGCGACAAAGTTTCGCCCAGGGTGGTCACCAAGCTGATTACAACACTTGCCAAATATGTCAGAAAGCGAGGGCCAACAGTAGCACCATGTGGGACATGCTTCAGGTACGGGGCAATTGTGACTGAAGTGCTTCTTCTTCTTACAGCAAACTCTACAAAGCCTAGAAGCACCATGGACGTCATtgtcttcttcgtcttctttgtcGTCCAGTTGGAGTTGAGTCATTGAGTCTTTGACATCCTTTGGTACAACTTTCtgttttgttcttcttctctctcatcATTAACAATCAAAGTTCAGATCTTAATCTTAATACTCAAAGAAGATGACACCTCCAAAATAGGCATTAGCGAATCCTTATCATACGCCTATCGGCCAATGAAATGTTCATGGACGGTTTTCTAATCCCTTCTATGTTAATTTGTGGCCAATTCCCTTCTAACTTACACCTACTccttaaaaacttgaaaaaccCTCTTCCAAACATCACAGCCTGGGGTAAAGGAGGGCATCGTGGACGAAAACAGCACCAAGGCATATTAACGAGTTATatactgtcacatcccgccccgggtccccaccacattcccggctcgactccaccgtagtacgatattgtccgttttgggtccCGGCCACGTTTTGTTTATGGtaactcacacgagaatttcttagtgggtcacctattctgggaatatacatataaggcttacataaTCTACTCCCctgaacgatgtgggatgttacatatacaaacaacaaaattcaATTTGATTCTATTCGATTTAAGACAATTATAGCTTAACTTGTTACGATAACAAATTTAACTCATCCATACCAACTGCTTAATTTGCTTGAAATACTACGCTAGATCGaggaaataaaaattattatgtAGTGGCAATTGAATTCCAGATAATATAGTACCCAATTAGACAAACCAGATAATCTTCTTCCATGTCATGAATTTACCCTAAACCAGAAAATCAAGAGCATACCATTTTTACGATTATTCTCCTCATCAAGCACTTCCTTCACCGATTCGGCCTGATTCTGCCCCTCTTCCACGTGGTACATGGCCTTgtcagagagagagggagagaaagcaGGGAGATTTGCAGGAGTTAGGGTTTTAGCGTTGGGGTGGTCAAAACCCCCCTTTTGTGTATCAAGGTATTTTAGAGAAGAGCAACGTTATGTAgaccatttgttcaaaaaaaaaaagaaaaataaaaagttaggtagatcaattttttaaaccaTATTGTACCTATATTCCagacatactgaaaaatcttttcagcacttaaataataattcaatcatcaaccatCATTTTGTATTTACACAGCAATAGAAAGAATGATTATGTTCCAAACAACCCTTATCTCTTGACACTCAAGTGCCTTTCACGCTTTaattcccttttttatttttttgaaggtAAGATGACGGAGAAAAACCCAGTTCCTACGAGGACAATTCTTTTCTTAAATCCCAAGAAGCCGAAAGGTATAAATTGAGAATCAATCAACTGAGAAGAAGGTTTTAGAAATGTCTTGAAAATGGCTGTCCTCCGACTCCTCCCATCTTTTCAATGCTTCCATTGCAGGACTCCTCAATTCCCGTCTTTTCATTTAAAACTCTCAATTCCCGACTCTTCTCCGATTTTGACCCGAAACTGCAAACCATTTCTGACCGAAAATACAGGCATGGCTGTTCCGGAAGTGGACAAGAAATTGCTTGGAGAGCTTGAAGCAATGGGATTTCCGAGACCCCGAGCAACTCGAGCGCTTCATTATTCTGGTGAAGCTTTTTCTTGCTCGTATTTTCAGCTTTGGTTTAACAAGATTATATGTTTGGACTTTGTGACTTTTTCACGGACATGGGAGTAGATTAGACTATTTCTCAACTAGAAAAAGATTTGTGATTTTATAAAGTGTGCGTAAACTTGATTGTTGAAAGTGTTTAATGGTAGAGGACTGAAAAATTGTGAAAGGGCTTAGACAGAACTCCTTCATATAAAATGAAAAGCCCTTGTAGTTTGCTAATTGCTCCACTAATGGTGATTGCGCAGTCCGGATTTAATTAGCTTCTTCGGGTTGTTTAATGAATATTCTTTTGAGAGGATATAGGAGTTTTATGTGTTTTTCAGGCTTGGATTAGTTGAACTTGAATTCATGATCACGTgctgttttgaattttaatcaaacGCATTTTTCTTTTCGTTAATTTCTTGAATGATCATGTTTCTCAAGTTTTCAggtaatttcaattttcttttatgcacTTTTTACCAGGTAATGCCAGCTTAGAGGCTGCTATAGATTGGATTATTGATCACAATGATGATCCGGACATTGATGAGATGCCCTTGGTATGGTTTGGAATTTTAGCCGGCGCTGCACTTCTTTCTAACATTGCATATGATTTTTCACTGCTGCAAACGTATAATTTCCTGTTCGTTTAGGTTTTGGAGTATGAGATATTGTCCGGttggttttcattttgttttggtggaTCTTTATTTTATATGCTGGAAGAGTAAAAGATCCTTCAGTTGTATATATCATTCATTTTTTATAGGGCGTTTGAAATCATTTTATCCACACATACTGTCACTGCATTTACTTTTGCAGTTTTGCTTAGTTGTTCAAATACGCACAGGTAACTGTGGACATTAACATCGAATCTCCAGAACCACTCTACATCACGGAAGGGATGAAATTGAAAGCACAGGAATTAAGGTTACTTTTTCCTCAGCTCATTAATCTTCCGTATTTGATTTCTTTAAGTTGTCTGATATTTGAGACTTTTAAGAGTTGTCTTTCTAGTTATATCCGATTCCttattgttgttttttgtttttttttccttattattAGGAATAGAGCACgcaagaagaagggagaagaagaaaagaaattggAACGAGAAAGGGAGAAGGTGTTAAAGAAGGATTCGCTGATGAACTTTCgtaccattttctttttcagattACAAAGTTATGCTTGCTAATGAGTTGGTTGTTACTGAATTACAGAGCATGTTATCCGTGTTTGCTTGTTCTAATTCTTCGATCTTTTGACTAAAATTATAGTGGGAATtctgtttatttgtttgttaaGCACACTCTTTACATCCCTAACCTATATATGTTGTAAACTTAAGTTGAAAAAGTACTTTTGTTTTCGGTTCTAACTAATCCGTATACTATTTTTGTTTCAGGAGAGGATTCAATCTGGCAAGCAACTCTTAGAAACAAAGCGAATTttagaagaaaatgaaagaaaacggTCTGCGCtaattcacatttttttttttctattgtttCTGTCTGGTTTGTTTTTTTAGCCTATATATTACTACTTTGAGAATTATCTATCAACTTCTGAGTGAAACAATATTTTCTCAGCAATATAGAGTTCCGGCAAGCtgagaaggaggaagagaaaCGAGCAAGAGAGAGAATTCGCAGGAAATTAGAACAGGATAAGGTGCTTGCTTAATGCTGATCCACTTTTCTTTTAGGCTTTCCCTACCAATGGAGGCTCAGTAATGTTACATTACTCAAAAAACTGTATGCATGCCCTTTGCAGTTAGAAAGAAGGGCCAAGCTTGGATTGCCACTGGAACACCCTGCACCCGAGAAACTTTCAACACCTTTAGCAAGTGAACAACAGGTATTGATATTTTGTAGTGACCTCTATAGACTATGTATTTAATTTTCCTCTATAAGACAATCTCATCAAAAAgtataattcttttttcttctggGAATTGCAGAATGAGAATACAAAGTATCATTAATGTTCTTTTCCTGATCCTTAATATCAGATTCCAATTCGTGTCAGTTCTGTTGCAAAATCGGAACACATGAGAGAGTGTTTAAGATCCTTGAAGCGCAACCACCAGGTAAATGACTCCACTCTCTGTACAAAAAGAATTGGAATAGTAGCACGTGTTTGTACTGGCTGTTACAAAAGGGAAAATAATCTTGCTCCAAATATATGGCATGTAACTGAAGACTAATTTATTGAATTATACAGTAATTATGATCTTAAACCCATTTTAAGCAGTATTCTAGAGGATACCTTCTTTGTCCTCCTTAAGCTACATTTTTATTTCGTTCAACATTGGTGTAGAACTAGTGAACTACCATTAATTTAATTGATCCACATTAGTCTATTGGTTTTCTTTGGTTGGTCTAGGATGATGATTCTAAAGTGCGAAGGGCCTTCCAGACTCTGCTAATTTATGTGGGAAATGTTGCAAAGAATCCTGATGAAGAAAAATTCAGGAAGATCAGACTCAGTAATCCGTTGTTCTTGGTAAGCTGTGTGTTGATTTGTCTCTTCTTTTTCCCCAAACaagtgagtgtgtgtgtgtgtgcagcgCATGTTTGTTTTGAACACTATCTCATTGGCTATATAGCAATGCTGATAGTCTGGTAACTTGTGATgattgtgtgtgtatgtgtgtgtgtgttttgtgtgtCTAGAGTAGATCAATATAATGAAATATTTCTTTTATAAGTAAAATCAGAAGGATTTGAAAGATAATAACGAACAGTTGTTGTATAttgtctaaatttttatttcttaaacaGGATAGAGTTGGCAGTTTGGTTGGAGGAATCGAGTTTCTTGAGCTCTGTGGATTCGAGAGAACCGAAGGGGAAGAGTTTTTGTATCTTCCTCGGGACAAGGTTGACATGGCCACATTATACTCAGCTGCTTCTCATCTGAAGAATGCATTGACGAACCCCTTCTTCGGCCTTCTGCAGTATTGATGAATTGTTTTCTCTAGGAATATCATGTTAAAGTTCTTACATTGAGCCTCTTTCCTTGGTCTAAGAATTTTACCTTGGGGAAAATCAAGAACTTGTAAAAATGAATgtagtttagtttgtttgatCTGATAGCACagtaatttaatttgtttgatcTTATGGAACTGTAATTTTACACACTTTCACCGACgtatcctttttcttttcttacagAACCCGGTTTATTTATTGCCACTGGATCAAAGAAAATCAAGGGGCATAAATAAATAAGGGTGTGCAGAAGGAGAAAATCAGCatgtgaaaatcattttcctAGAATAATACATTCAAGACATGAATATCTTATGAGTACGAATGAGAACGAATTTGGTAGAAAGCTTCTCAAATTGAGAACGAATGCGTTGGTTTATCTGATTCGCCGATCATCAACCTGCAGAACAACTCCATTTTAGATGTGTAGTCGAATGTCAAGTGCTTAGGCTCGGctcaaataattttattatgatTTTATATATGACTATACAAATCTTGTGTTTTATTCTTCCATCATCAACCTGCGAAACATCTCCATTTGATCATCAGGCAGTCCCAGGCAAATGCTAAGGCCTCCGTTGCCACTGGCCAGTCTCAGCAAAAGCATGACAAGGCCCGGCTTTAGTAGAACCGAAGTGGCGCACTTAACTTTTCCCCATGAGAACTCATCTTGCTCTAACCCTAATTTCCACCATGTTACAAATGAGAAGCTGTCCTCCTCCCCACAAGGCACCCCTCTATTCACCTCTAACCAATCTATCCCTGACCTCACATACTCATCATCCAATCTCTCCACCCTTTCTTGCACCTTCCTCACAAGGCAAGACGACCAATGCATTGCCAGCAAACCCTGGTGGGCCTTGAGGCACAACGCCCTTGCAAACATCACACTGGAAAAAATGGTAGAAGTTTTTTCGTCCGGCATGTTAAGCGCGATGCTCCTCGCCTTCCATATTTTTGCCGCCACAACTTGAAAAGTAGTGGATCCCTTCAACCTGCATCTTGGCCAACCTTTTTCAAGCTAGCTATGTTATACTATCCCAGAATCCAACAGTATGAAACTAGGGTTACATTTTAAACAATATAAACAGCATGGCATATAAAGCATGCAGGTTTTGATTACAGAAACACTTACATGCAGCCATGGACATTCTTGGTGCAAATTAGAAGTAGTCTTCTACTTCCAGTGCCCCTCAATGAACCGTACTAACGAAATAAGTTTGTAGTTTTGGTGAGATTCTTGGTGCAAATTAGAAGTAGTCTTCTACTTCCAGTGCCCCTCAATGAACCGTATATAAACAAGCACCGAACCCAAGTCTTGATGTCCGAAATTTAATTTGCATTCctattaaataagaaaaatagttAGTTAgctatacatacatatatatatatatatatatatatatatatatatatatcatatatcatATGTCCACAACAAtcattaaaatcctttaaaacaAAGTACATGAGGGCCTAAAAATTATCAAATAGATCCGGTTTAATGCTACAAGAAACCCCAATGCCAAAAGCTTCAGCACTATCAACTATGCCTATAAATGAAATTGTACCAAATATTATGAAGTTTGGTTGTTGGACGGGTGTGATATATGCATTAGTTATTTGGGTTATAATCAGGTTATAGTGGGTTGATAAATCGATTTGGACATGGTCAGGCAAATGATCAATTTAACTCAATAAATAATCGATTTGGATTGAATACTGTCGGGTTATAACTTATCACCAAGAAAAAACCCATTTATTCGGGTTTAAATTTAGATTAAACATGGATGAGTTCAGGTTAACTCACTTCAAATTGCATTCCTAGTTTTGGACGACACAATTTTCCaaaagggttattatacaaaatagtccatgagatttgcatgatcaatagaaatggtatATGAggttgaaaatcaatagaaatcgTCCCTGATATTGttcaccatccatgattttggtcattccattaaaaaccctTTGAGcaatttttaaagttttgtaactcaatcgtttcttaaccaaattcgacccataatatatcaaaatgaagataggaaagtatagaacaagattatacctatttggaaacccaatggttgccggagatggccggaaaatagcctgaaaggtgactggtccgcatgaaaactggaaaactcgccggaaactaggttaactttaaacgttcataacttattcaatactcaaccaaatcgagtgattcaaaaacgaaaataatatttcttgacgagacgaagagaatgttacctttttcgaaggctaactcgccgtggtttggtcgGACATCTCCGGTGATCATTGGGCTTCAAAATagatataatcttgttctacattttcttatcttcattttgatatattatgggtcgaatttggttaagaatcgattgagttacaaaactttgaaaattacccaaagggtttttaatggaatgaccaaaatcatggatgatggataatctcatggaccatttctattgaccatgcaaatctcaaaaatcattttgtataataacctttttccaaaattaatttaagaagtaaaaaagggcaaatttttttttttttttgttttttgtaaaagGCGGTTCCCAATGCGGTGCGTATCACAGAACTAATTCACCGTTAGCCAAATCCCCCTCCGAAAAATCAAAAGATGCCGAGATCCGAACCCGAAATATCAAGTGACGGCGTCATAATATCTCAAATTGTTTTACAGCTGAACCGGCTTTCTCCGTTTCCaatcaaatctctctctctctctctctctctctctctctctctcttctctctggaATTCAATTCCGTCCGCCTGTTTTACAGCGTTCATCTTTTTTCTCTCACTGATAAAACGAGGGTTAGGGTTTCCAAATATTCCCCCTTTTCCTCTCTCTCCATGTCTCTCTAATATTTCGAATTCCAGACTGTTAGGTTGTGCTTTTTCCCCATTTTTTCCCGACCCGTTAGGGTTCAAGTGTGAGTTCGGAGTTAGGATTTAGGGTTTCTTGTATTTAAGGGAGATGTATGCTGATCGAGAGGAAGCTGATACCAAGTTGTCCGCAAAGGACCGCCTCAATGGCGGCTTCAGGGAGGACTCTGGTCGCCGTAGACAGATAGCTGGAAAGAGGTTCGCTTTCTCttccttcctttttcttgtttttccgAAGAACAGGAATCGATGGCAATGATTCTTCTGGTAGTTTGTggattttggtttagtttgcaCCGATTAtatgtttttgggtttgaattgtgtatgttagagtgtggtttttgtTGCCCTTTTTCTTTGTACGTTGCAGAATAGTTTTCGTGATGCGCTCGATTAATAGAAATATCAGTTTTTGGAGTTGGATTTGTATTGATAGTCAAAGTAGGTGGAAAAAGTTCAGGAATTTGGTCTCAGTTGGCAACTTTAATAGCTAATAATGATGATAGTATCCttataaatagaaaaggttggATATTGATAAACAATTCTTTCAAATCCAATATGATTACGCAAGTAACAATAGTCCACAACAGTTTTATACTTTCAAAATGCTGGATATCAGGCTTACAGCATTGTTATCAATACCATTAAAAATGTATGCAATTGAATTGGTATTCATATCCATCGATCTCCTTTTCATTGAAATGAGGACTCTTTACAAAGTGGTATGTGGAATCAAATTTGGATACCATTGGACtccttgttttaccattttcTCTATTTCTACCACTTGACTCTtcatatttttattacaaaaagttgttatttttgtatttctAGTAGTGAAAGTTGTGACCTCTTATTTATGTATGACTTACATCTGTGTTTGATAAGACAGAATTGTGTGGCAGTGGCAATGTTATTAGCACAGTtgattttgtgtttgttgaaATGAACTGATAGGGTGCATGATAAGTCTGGTCCTAGTTGATGAATTTTGAAGACTTCAATGAGAGCACTTGTAATTGTTTCATTCTTGATGAAATCATTGTAGTTACAAAGATACTGCATTTGGTGTTGCAATTTGGCCTTCACCAGATTCTTTGACCCATTTGGTGCATATACTTTTTGTCCAAAACTTTAGAGGATGCAATTTGTTGAATGGTTACTTTGTGTCAATTCAACTGTTAGTGTTTGATTGGACTAAGGTTATTCAGTCCAAAAAGCTTCATAATTGAGTTCATAGCATATCCTTTTGCAGGCAGAGACAAGATGGCAAGTGGGAGCATGATCTATATCAGGATGATCCTCAAGTTTCAAGTATGGGCTATGACACTTTCACCTGCAACTAAAACTTCAGCTATGGCTTTATGCCATTGAGTCATCTTTCTTTGGTTGCTGACTGTGTGTTAATATCTTGTGAAGATCGGAAAGTCGATGCTCGGGACCTTCGATTGAAGctccaaaagaaaagtttcaaAAAAAGTGGAAATCGATCCCTTTCAGGTGTAAGGGACCTGCGCGAAAAGCTATCTGGTACTATGAATCCACAACCAATG
This genomic stretch from Pyrus communis chromosome 2, drPyrComm1.1, whole genome shotgun sequence harbors:
- the LOC137721137 gene encoding uncharacterized protein, whose amino-acid sequence is MAVLRLLPSFQCFHCRTPQFPSFHLKLSIPDSSPILTRNCKPFLTENTGMAVPEVDKKLLGELEAMGFPRPRATRALHYSGNASLEAAIDWIIDHNDDPDIDEMPLVTVDINIESPEPLYITEGMKLKAQELRNRARKKKGEEEKKLEREREKERIQSGKQLLETKRILEENERKRNIEFRQAEKEEEKRARERIRRKLEQDKLERRAKLGLPLEHPAPEKLSTPLASEQQIPIRVSSVAKSEHMRECLRSLKRNHQDDDSKVRRAFQTLLIYVGNVAKNPDEEKFRKIRLSNPLFLDRVGSLVGGIEFLELCGFERTEGEEFLYLPRDKVDMATLYSAASHLKNALTNPFFGLLQY